The following are from one region of the Fusarium verticillioides 7600 chromosome 1, whole genome shotgun sequence genome:
- a CDS encoding arginine N-methyltransferase 2 gives MAPKIDDSMPARISSDCPDEIREVLYHAWGHDRSGLQRLLKTTGKANAQDPKTGETPLHAAIRACGPASGDDKDQEEDGSVEEAKEIVHDLFLRGAIWNDVDSNNETPGCLALRLGRKPLYNLCVEAGVRAELLFALMGDYEALSSGSDDGDEEMEAEQDGEEAPQLVSVEDTAPHPEEPNFIPPDAQEKQVTSEEYLNSKLVYDDAKLIDSDLNGVMMAWETDIMRRSVAALIPDSAPGKRILNIGFGMGIVDGMFADLKPSRHHIIEAHPSVLEHLSKDESKFGPSWEKSGPEEGAFKVHKGKWQDIVPKLLEDGEVYDAIYFDTFGEDYSQLRHFFSECIIGIMDQDGKFSFFNGLGADRKICYDVYTKVVEMQCADAGLDVEWEESDVDMSGLEKAGEGEWEGVRRRYWTLDKYRLPICTFMG, from the exons atggctcccaAAATCGATGATTCTATGCCGGCGCGCATATCCTCCGATTGCCCAGACGAGATTCGGGAAGTCTTGTACCATGCCTGGGGCCATGATAGAAGTGGTCTACAGAGACTGCTAAAAACTACCGGCAAGGCAAATGCTCAGGACCCCAAGACTGGGGAGACACCCTTACATGCAGCTATCCGTGCCTGCGGGCCTGCTTCTGGGGACGATAAGGACCAGGAAGAGGATGGCTCCGTCGAAGAGGCTAAAGAGATAGTTCACGACCTCTTCTTGAGAGGTGCGATCTGGAACGATGTCGATAGCAACAATGAGACACCAGGGTGCCTTGCCCTTAGGCTTGGCCGCAAGCCTCTATACAACCTTTGTGTAGAGGCTGGAGTGCGAGCTGAGCTCCTGTTCGCTCTTATGGGGGATTATGAAGCACTATCATCTGGTTCAGATGACGGTgacgaagagatggaagctgAGCAAGATGGCGAAGAGGCTCCTCAACTGGTATCCGTTGAAGACACCGCCCCTCACCCAGAAGAACCCAATTTCATTCCTCCCGACgctcaagagaagcaagtcACAAGTGAGGAATATCTAAACTCGAAACTTGTGtatgatgatgccaagctcatcgactCTGACCTCAACggtgtcatgatggcatGGGAGACCGATATCATGCGCCGGTCGGTTGCCGCTCTGATTCCCGACTCAGCCCCTGGCAAACGTATCCTGAACATTGGTTTCGGCATGGGTATCGTTGACGGTATGTTCGCTGATTTGAAGCCCTCACGCCATCATATCATCGAGGCACACCCAAGCGTTCTTGAGCACCTCTCCAAGGATGAATCCAAGTTTGGCCCTAGTTGGGAGAAGAGCGGCCCTGAGGAGGGCGCCTTTAAGGTGCACAAGGGCAAGTGGCAAGATATCGTGCCAAAACTACTGGAAGATGGTGAGGTTTATGATGCCATTTACTTCGACACCTTTGGCGAAGACTACTCTCAGCTACGTCACTTCTTCTCTGAGTGCATCATTGGCATCATGGACCAGGATGGAAAGTTTAGCTTTTTCAATGGCCTTGGTGCTGACAGAAAGATCTGTTACGACGTATACACCAAGGTGGTCGAGATGCAGTGCGCCGATGCAGGGCTCGATGTCGAGTGGGAGGAGAGTGATGTGGACATGTCTGGCCTAGAAAAGGCTGGTGAGGGAGAGTGGGAGGGTGTACGGAGACGATACTGGACCCTAGACA AATACCGGCTGCCTATTTGCACATTTATGGGCTAG
- a CDS encoding hexokinase has product MVGLGPRRPPSRKGSMADVPKDLADEIHKLEKLFTVEPAKLKEITDHFVSELAKGLSVEGGSIPMNPTWVMSYPDGYETGTYLALDMGGTNLRVCQITLTEEKSEFDILQSKYRMPEELKSGTSEELWEYIAECLYQFLETHHGDCSKLEKIPLGFTFSYPATQNYIDEGILQRWTKGFDIDGVEGKNIVPMFEEALKARGVPIKLAAIINDTTGTLIASAYTDTAMKIGCIFGTGCNAAYMEDCGSIPKIADLNLPADLPMAINCEWGAFDNEHKVLPRTAYDVTIDKESPRPGQQAFEKMIAGLYLGEIFRLILVDLHDNKAIHIFENQDISLLRKPYSLDASFLSAIEEDPWENLTETYDLFVKKLNLKPTRPELELVRRTAELIGTRAARLSACGVAAICKKKGYESCHVGADGSVFNKYPYFKERGAQALREILDWPEKTDKKAEDPIEVLTAEDGSGVGAALIAALTLKRINEGNMAGILHPENFK; this is encoded by the exons ATGGTCGGTCTTGGTCCTCGACGTCCTCCCTCCCGAAAGG GATCAATGGCCGATGTCCCTAAGGATCTCGCCGATGAGATTcacaagctcgagaagctcttcaCGGTAGAGcccgccaagctcaaggagattaCCGACCATTTTGTCTCCGAATTGGCCAAAG GCCTCAGTGTTGAGGGGGGTAGCATC CCTATGAACCCTACCTGGGTCATGTCATACCCCGATGGCTATGAAACCGGAACTTACCTGGCCCTGGATATGGGCGGAACAAACCTGCGAGTCTGCCAAATCACTCTGACTGAAGAGAAATCCGAGTTCGATATCCTCCAGTCCAAGTACCGCATGCCCGAGGAGCTCAAGTCTGGTACATCTGAGGAGCTTTGGGAATACATTGCCGAGTGTCTTTACCAGTTCCTCGAGACTCACCACGGGGACTGTAGCAAGCTGGAGAAAATTCCTCTGGGTTTCACATTCTCATATCCTGCCACCCAGAACTACATCGATGAGGGTATCCTGCAGCGATGGACCAAGggctttgacattgatggTGTGGAGGGCAAGAACATCGTGCCCATGTTCGAGGAGGCCCTGAAGGCTCGC GGCGTCCCCATCAAGCTTGCGGCTATCATTAATGATACTACTGGCACATTGATCGCTTCCGCTTATACCGATACCGCTATGAAGATCGGCTGCATCTTTGGTACTGGCTGCAATGCTGCTTACATGGAAGACTGTGGCTCCATTCCTAAGATTGCCGACCTGAATTTGCCTGCCGATCTGCCCATGGCTATCAACTGCGAGTGGGGAGCTTTTGATAACGAGCATAAAGTCCTTCCCCGAACTGCCTACGATGTGACTATCGATAAGGAGTCTCCTCGCCCAGGACAACAGGCCTTCGAAAAGATGATTGCTGGTCTCTACCTAGGCGAGATTTTCCGGCTCATCCTCGTTGACCTTCACGATAACAAAGCCATCCATATCTTTGAGAACCAAGATATCTCTCTGCTACGCAAACCTTACTCCCTTGATGCTTCCTTCCTGTCTGCTATTGAAGA AGACCCCTGGGAGAACCTTACTGAGACGTATGAtctcttcgtcaagaagctgaacttgaagccCACACGCCCCGAACTGGAGCTCGTTCGAAGGACCGCCGAGCTCATCGGCACACGTGCTGCTCGCCTTTCGGCTTGTGGTGTCGCTGCTATctgcaagaagaagggatacGAATCTTGCCACGTCGGTGCTGATGGCTCTGTGTTCAACAAGTACCCCTACTTCAAGGAGCGAGGAGCTCAGGCCCTGCGAGAGATTCTCGACTGGCCTGAGAAGAccgacaagaaggccgaggacCCTATTGAGGTTCTtactgctgaggatggcAGTGGTGTCGGCGCCGCCCTGATTGCCGCCCTGACCCTAAAGCGAATCAATGAGGGCAACATGGCGGGTATCCTTCATCCCGAGAACTTCAAATAA
- a CDS encoding hexokinase, which translates to MSGSMADVPKDLADEIHKLEKLFTVEPAKLKEITDHFVSELAKGLSVEGGSIPMNPTWVMSYPDGYETGTYLALDMGGTNLRVCQITLTEEKSEFDILQSKYRMPEELKSGTSEELWEYIAECLYQFLETHHGDCSKLEKIPLGFTFSYPATQNYIDEGILQRWTKGFDIDGVEGKNIVPMFEEALKARGVPIKLAAIINDTTGTLIASAYTDTAMKIGCIFGTGCNAAYMEDCGSIPKIADLNLPADLPMAINCEWGAFDNEHKVLPRTAYDVTIDKESPRPGQQAFEKMIAGLYLGEIFRLILVDLHDNKAIHIFENQDISLLRKPYSLDASFLSAIEEDPWENLTETYDLFVKKLNLKPTRPELELVRRTAELIGTRAARLSACGVAAICKKKGYESCHVGADGSVFNKYPYFKERGAQALREILDWPEKTDKKAEDPIEVLTAEDGSGVGAALIAALTLKRINEGNMAGILHPENFK; encoded by the exons ATGTCAGGATCAATGGCCGATGTCCCTAAGGATCTCGCCGATGAGATTcacaagctcgagaagctcttcaCGGTAGAGcccgccaagctcaaggagattaCCGACCATTTTGTCTCCGAATTGGCCAAAG GCCTCAGTGTTGAGGGGGGTAGCATC CCTATGAACCCTACCTGGGTCATGTCATACCCCGATGGCTATGAAACCGGAACTTACCTGGCCCTGGATATGGGCGGAACAAACCTGCGAGTCTGCCAAATCACTCTGACTGAAGAGAAATCCGAGTTCGATATCCTCCAGTCCAAGTACCGCATGCCCGAGGAGCTCAAGTCTGGTACATCTGAGGAGCTTTGGGAATACATTGCCGAGTGTCTTTACCAGTTCCTCGAGACTCACCACGGGGACTGTAGCAAGCTGGAGAAAATTCCTCTGGGTTTCACATTCTCATATCCTGCCACCCAGAACTACATCGATGAGGGTATCCTGCAGCGATGGACCAAGggctttgacattgatggTGTGGAGGGCAAGAACATCGTGCCCATGTTCGAGGAGGCCCTGAAGGCTCGC GGCGTCCCCATCAAGCTTGCGGCTATCATTAATGATACTACTGGCACATTGATCGCTTCCGCTTATACCGATACCGCTATGAAGATCGGCTGCATCTTTGGTACTGGCTGCAATGCTGCTTACATGGAAGACTGTGGCTCCATTCCTAAGATTGCCGACCTGAATTTGCCTGCCGATCTGCCCATGGCTATCAACTGCGAGTGGGGAGCTTTTGATAACGAGCATAAAGTCCTTCCCCGAACTGCCTACGATGTGACTATCGATAAGGAGTCTCCTCGCCCAGGACAACAGGCCTTCGAAAAGATGATTGCTGGTCTCTACCTAGGCGAGATTTTCCGGCTCATCCTCGTTGACCTTCACGATAACAAAGCCATCCATATCTTTGAGAACCAAGATATCTCTCTGCTACGCAAACCTTACTCCCTTGATGCTTCCTTCCTGTCTGCTATTGAAGA AGACCCCTGGGAGAACCTTACTGAGACGTATGAtctcttcgtcaagaagctgaacttgaagccCACACGCCCCGAACTGGAGCTCGTTCGAAGGACCGCCGAGCTCATCGGCACACGTGCTGCTCGCCTTTCGGCTTGTGGTGTCGCTGCTATctgcaagaagaagggatacGAATCTTGCCACGTCGGTGCTGATGGCTCTGTGTTCAACAAGTACCCCTACTTCAAGGAGCGAGGAGCTCAGGCCCTGCGAGAGATTCTCGACTGGCCTGAGAAGAccgacaagaaggccgaggacCCTATTGAGGTTCTtactgctgaggatggcAGTGGTGTCGGCGCCGCCCTGATTGCCGCCCTGACCCTAAAGCGAATCAATGAGGGCAACATGGCGGGTATCCTTCATCCCGAGAACTTCAAATAA
- a CDS encoding oligosaccharyl transferase complex subunit OST4 has protein sequence MKPFAITTALFSFISIALAGSTTDSKTSKVILPVDFKPPQVFKNANLVHVISLEKTYVKEQINVLVENVAKEPQTEYYVPFTAEQLPRIGGFEVKDRKDANAGPFAAEAVEYDPLSDVQYYRIRLPTPLKPGAQQTLGITYYYLKAYTPLPAAVSQDDDQYLSFNFSVYAPSAYITKKQKTELKAASADVPDYTKLQGSGEVKEFPVKQGTKLIYGPFDEKPAGAVSPANVRFQFTKPVIHVKELDRLIEVSHWGGNIAFEEHYEMYHGGANLSDNFDRIKYSQHSLYRQHGVAGVRPSHYLDQLRIPLPGGSVDAYYTDVIGNVTTSTWRTDNRDALLVLKPRYPLFGGWRYPFTIGWNSDASNFLRKTATGSFVLRIPFIEGPKQPEGVEYEHINISVLLPEGAETVKFHTNIPESSIVSTSVDLTRTYLDTVGRTAVSIKARNLVDEFRDRQLIISYDAPLSSALRKPLVIFASAMVVFVTTWALGHVQVGFKPKK, from the exons ATGAAGCCTTTCGCCATCACCACGGCGCTCTTTAGCTTCATATCCATCGCACTCGCTGGCTCAACAACAGACTCCAAGACATCGAAGGTCATCCTGCCCGTCGACTTTAAGCCTCCACAGGTTTTCAAGAACGCCAATTTGGTGCACGTCATCTCTCTGGAGAAGACCTACGTAAAGGAACAGATCAATGTCCTCGTCGAGAACGTTGCAAAGGAGCCGCAGACAGAATACTATGTGCCATTTACTGCCGAACAGCTTCCTCGTATAGGAGGTTTCGAGGTTAAGGATCGTAAGGATGCGAACGCCGGACCGTTCGCGGCCGAGGCTGTCGAGTACGATCCTCTCAG TGATGTTCAGTACTATCGTATCCGACTGCCCACGCCACTCAAGCCCGGTGCCCAACAAACACTCGGAATCACCTACTATTACCTGAAAGCCTACACTCCTCTCCCCGCGGCCGTTTCCCAGGACGATGACCAATACCTGAGCTTCAACTTTTCCGTTTATGCACCATCTGCCTACATcacgaagaagcagaagactGAGCTTAAGGCTGCTTCGGCCGACGTCCCCGATTATACAAAGCTTCAAGGTAGtggcgaggtcaaggagtTTCCTGTAAAGCAGggcaccaagctcatctATGGTCCCTTTGATGAAAAGCCCGCCGGTGCTGTCTCTCCTGCCAACGTTCGCTTCCAGTTTACCAAACCTGTTATTCATGTCAAGGAGCTCGATCGTTTGATTGAAGTCAGCCACTGGGGCGGCAACATCGCCTTCGAGGAGCACTACGAGATGTATCACGGCGGCGCCAACCTTTCTGACAACTTCGACCGAATCAAATATTCTCAGCATTCGTTGTACCGTCAGCATGGGGTTGCCGGAGTTCGTCCTTCGCATTACCTCGACCAGTTGCGAATTCCTCTTCCGGGCGGAAGCGTGGATGCCTACTATACAGATGTGATCGGCAACGTCACAACGTCTACTTGGCGAACCGACAACCGAGAcgctcttcttgttctgaaGCCGAGATACCCTCTTTTTGGTGGATGGAGGTACCCTTTCACTATTGGATGGAACTCCGATGCTTCTAACTTCCTGAGAAAGACCGCCACTGGTAGTTTCGTACTCCGAATTCCTTTCATCGAAGGCCCCAAGCAGCCAGAAGGCGTTGAATATGAGCACATTAACATCAGTGTTCTCCTTCCAGAAGGCGCCGA GACCGTCAAGTTCCACACCAACATTCCCGAATCGTCGATTGTATCTACCTCGGTTGATTTGACCAGAACCTACCTCGATACTGTCGGCAGAACAGCAGTCAGCATCAAGGCACGAAACCTGGTCGACGAGTTCCGAGACcgccaactcatcatctcttaCGATGCGCCTCTCTCGAGCGCTCTTCGAAAACCTTTGGTCATCTTTGCCAGTGCCATGGTGGTATTCGTCACTACCTGGGCGTTGGGCCACGTGCAGGTGGGATTTAAGCCCAAGAAATAG
- a CDS encoding inorganic pyrophosphatase, with protein sequence MLQPQSSRLLLLQRSLRTTVTGTAATGTLLYSLSAAPSLSPYRVPGRANYMASLAARSPAAAAAGPGGSNSVVTSGAPPPPSSSYSHSAATSTSKISSRRTAQIARHFSSSSSPTGPVSKQKPDMASNYTVRKVAAPNTLEHRVYIEKDGQPVSPFHDIPLYANQEQTILNMVVEIPRWTNAKLEISKEELLNPIKQDIKKGKLRYVRNCFPHKGYLWNYGAFPQTWEDPNSVHPETKAKGDNDPLDVCEIGELVGYTGQVKQVKVLGVMALLDEEETDWKVIVIDINDPLASKLNDVEDVERHLPGLLRATNEWFRIYKIPDGKPENQFAFTGECKNKSYALDVVRECAEAWERLITGKTPAGGVSTTNVTVQNSPSRVSPDQLPPLPPNEDVPAEKIDASIDKWFFISGASA encoded by the exons ATGTTACAGCCGCAAAGTTCCCggcttctgctgctccagaGGTCGTTGCGCACTACAGTCACAGGCACCGCAGCCACTGGGACACTGCTGTACAGTCTATCCGCAGCGCCGTCGTTGTCGCCATACCGAGTACCTGGCCGGGCCAATTACATGGCATCGCTGGCAGCACGCAGCcctgccgctgccgctgcagGCCCCGGCGGGAGCAATAGTGTCGTTACCAGTGGTGCCCCGCCccctccatcctcttcttATTCTCACTCTGCTGCTACGTCAACCTCCAAAATTTCTTCCCGTCGAACAGCTCAGATTGCTCGACacttttcctcctcatcctcaccaacAGGTCCCGTTTCAAAGCAGAAGCCCGACATGGCCTCCAACTACACCGTCCGCAAGGTTGCGGCTCCCAACACCCTCGAGCACCGAGTCTAcatcgagaaggatggccagCCCGTTTCTCCTTTCCATGATATTCCTCTCTACGCCAACCAGGAGCAGACCATCCTGAACATGGTTGTCGAGATTCCTCGATGGACCAATGCCAAGCTCGAG AtctccaaggaggagctcctCAACCCTATCAAGCAGGAtatcaagaagggcaagcttcGATACGTCCGAAACTGCTTCCCCCACAAGGGTTACCTCTGGAACTACGGTGCCTTCCCCCAA ACTTGGGAGGACCCCAACTCCGTTCACCCTGAGACCAAGGCTAAGGGCGACAACGACCCTCTCGATGTCTGCGAGATCGGTGAGCTCGTTGGTTATACTGGCCAGGTCAAGcaggtcaaggtcctcggcGTCATGGCTCTCctcgacgaggaggagactgACTGGAAGGTCATCGTCATTGATATCAACGACCCTCTCGCCTCTAAGCTGAACGACGTTGAGGATGTCGAGCGACACCTTCCTGGTCTCCTCCGTGCCACCAACGAGTGGTTCCGTATCTACAAGATTCCCGATGGCAAGCCCGAGAACCAGTTTGCCTTCACTGGCGAGTGCAAGAACAAGAG CTACGCCCTTGACGTCGTCCGCGAGTGTGCTGAGGCCTGGGAGCGTCTCATCACTGGCAAGACCCCTGCTGGCGGTGTCTCCAC CACCAACGTCACTGTCCAGAACTCTCCTTCTCGTGTCTCTCCTGACCAGCTTCCCCCTCTGCCCCCCAACGAGGATGTCCCCgccgagaagatcgatgCTTCCATTGACAAGTGGTTCTTCATCAGCGGTGCCTCTGCTTAA
- a CDS encoding calnexin has protein sequence MKLNAVAAAMSAAILTGNVHAEDVKEASPSVPDKLPTFTPTVVKADFLEQFTDDWDQRWKPSHAKKDTSGSEEEWAYVGEWAVEEPVQYKGIEGDKGLVVKNPAAHHAISAKFPKKIDNKDNTLVVQYEVKLQNGLECGGAYMKLLRDNKALHQEEFANTTPYVIMFGPDKCGHTNKVHFIFNHKNPKTGEYEEKHLDSPPTAKITKTTELYTLIVHPNNTYVIKQNNEEVKTGSLLEDFTPAVNPPAEIDDANDKKPEDWVDQARIPDPEAKKPEDWDEEAPYEIVDEEAEKPEDWLENEPVTIPDPEAEKPDDWDDEEDGDWIAPTVPNPKCADASGCGPWTKPMKRNPDYKGKWTAPYIENPAYKGTWAPRKIKNPDYFEDKTPANFEPMGAIGFEIWTMQSDILFDNIYIGHSIEDANKLAEETFGVKHPIEKALFDADKPKQEDKPKSPSDLKFLDDPVHYITEKVELFKAIAAQDPIEAIKFVPEVAGGFAAIIITAAGLVAVLFNLGKSPAVQQTAEKASDKAKQVKEKAVEATATGAEQVKGAVNKRTTRSQS, from the exons atgaagctcaacgCTGTTGCAGCGGCCATGTCGGCTGCCATACTTACAGGCAACGTCCACGCCGAGGACGTCAAGGAGGCTTCCCCTTCTGTTCCCGACAAGCTCCCTACATTCACT CCCACCGTTGTGAAGGCCGATTTCCTGGAACAGTTCACCGACGACTGGGACCAGCGATGGAAGCCTTCTCACGCGAAGAAGGATACATCTGGCTCCGAGGAGGAATGGGCTTATGTTGGCGAGTGGGCCGTTGAAGAGCCCGTACAGTACAAGGGCATTGAGGGAGATAAGGGTCTCGTTGTCAAGAACCCTGCGGCGCACCATGCTATTTCTGCCAAGTTCCCTAAGAAGATTGACAACAAGGACAACACCCTCGTCGTCCAGTATGAGGTGAAGCTGCAAA ATGGCCTCGAGTGTGGTGGCGCTTACATGAAGCTCCTTCGTGATAACAAGGCTCTCCATCAGGAAGAGTTCGCAAACACAACCCCCTACGTGATCATGTTTGGTCCCGACAAGTGTGGCCACACCAACAAAGTCCACTTCATTTTCAATCACAAGAACCCCAAGACTGGCGAGTATGAGGAGAAGCATCTCGATTCCCCCCCCACCGCCAAGATCACAAAGACCACCGAGCTTTACACCTTGATCGTTCATCCAAACAATACATACGTCATCAAGCAGAACAACGAGGAGGTCAAGACCGGCAGCCTCCTGGAGGATTTCACCCCCGCTGTCAACCCCCCGgccgagattgatgatgcgaACGATAAGAAGCCCGAGGACTGGGTTGACCAAGCACGCATTCCTGATCCTGAGGcgaagaagcctgaggattGGGACGAGGAAGCTCCCTACGAGATCGTCGACGAGGAAGCCGAGAAACCCGAGGACTGGCTCGAGAACGAGCCCGTCACCATTCCCGACCCCGAGGCCGAGAAGCCAGATGATTgggatgacgaggaggacggcGACTGGATCGCCCCTACCGTCCCCAACCCCAAGTGTGCCGACGCCTCTGGTTGCGGCCCATGGACGAAACCAATGAAGCGCAACCCCGACTACAAGGGCAAGTGGACCGCGCCTTACATCGAGAACCCGGCATACAAGGGAACTTGGGCTCcccgcaagatcaagaacccCGACTACTTCGAGGACAAGACCCCTGCCAACTTCGAGCCCATGGGAGCCATTGGTTTCGAGATCTGGACTATGCAAAGCGATATTCTCTTTGACAACATCTACATTGGTCACTCTATTGAGGACGCCAACAAGCTCGCTGAGGAGACATTTGGTGTCAAGCACCCCATCGAGAAGGCCCTCTTCGATGCCGATAAGCCAAAGCAGGAGGATAAGCCTAAGTCCCCCAGCGacctcaagttcctcgacgATCCTGTTCACTATATCACCGAGAAggtcgagctcttcaaggccattgccgcTCAGGATCccatcgaggccatcaagTTCGTCCCCGAGGTTGCTGGAGGCTTTGCCGCCATCATTATCACTGCCGCCGGCCTCGTCGCTGTCCTGTTCAACCTTGGCAAGTCGCCCGCTGTTCAGCAGACTGCCGAGAAGGCAtccgacaaggccaagcaggtcaaggaaaaggctgtTGAGGCCACCGCTACCGGTGCTGAGCAGGTCAAGGGCGCCGTTAACAAGCGCACCACCCGCAGCCAGTCATAA
- a CDS encoding methylmalonate-semialdehyde dehydrogenase (acylating) translates to MRRAISRGLGASSRSTPALSRSSLLASSNITSGASHVAARRIHATSKQLQPVTAALASTASSYPTTHAKVEVVDTPYFIDNKFVSSSTDKYIDLHDPATNELVTRVPQMTDAEMKAAVASAEKAFKSWKNTTVISRQQIMFRFVQLIRENWDRLAASITLEQGKTFADAKGDVLRGLQVAEAAIAAPELLKGEVLEVSKDMETRTYREPLGVTAAICPFNFPAMIPLWCIPIATITGNTLILKPSERDPGAAMIIAELVQKAGFPEGVVNIIHGAHRTVDFILDEPAIKAISFVGGNKAGEYIFSRGSANGKRVQANLGAKNHAVVSPDANKNQFINSITGAAFGAAGQRCMALSTLVMVGETKEWLNEVAEQAKHLNVNGGFEDGADLGPVISPQSKERIEKLIESAEKEGATILLDGRGYKPSKYPNGNWVGPTIITNVTPDMTCYKEEVFGPVLVCLNAESIDDAIDLVNKNEYGNGTAIFTRSGATAETFRKNIEAGQVGINVPIPVPLPMFSFTGNKKSIAGGGASTFYGKPGINFYTQLKTVTALWQSADAVAKKADVSMPTQQ, encoded by the exons atgcGTCGTGCAATCTCTCGCGGCTTGGGTGCTTCCAGCCGATCTACTCCCGCTCTCTCTCGATCCTCTCTCCTCGCCTCATCTAACATCACAAGCGGCGCATCCCACGTCGCTGCCAGGCGCATTCATGCGACAAGCAAGCAGCTACAGCCCGTGACGGCTGCCTTGGCCTCAACCGCCAGCAGTTATCCTACCACCCACGCAAAGGTCGAGGTGGTCGATACCCCTTActtcatcgacaacaagTTTGTTTCGTCCTCGACCGATAAGTACATCGACTTACATGATCCCGCTACCAACGAGCTCGTTACTCGCGTCCCTCAGATGACCGACgctgagatgaaggctgcTGTTGCAAGCGCCGAGAAGGCCTTTAAGTCATGGAAGAACACTACTGTCATCTCTCGACAGCAGATCATGTTCCGATTTGTCCAGCTTATTCGTGAGAACTGGGACCGCCTCGCTGCTAGTATTACTCTCGAGCAAGGCAAGACCTTTGCTGATGCCAAGGGTGATGTCCTTCGTGGCCTTCAagtcgctgaagctgctATCGCCGCCCcggagcttctcaagggcgaggTCCTTGAAGTCTCCAAGGACATGGAGACCCGAACCTACCGTGAGCCCCTAGGTGTCACTGCTGCTATCTGCCCTTTCA ACTTCCCTGCCATGATTCCCCTTTGGTGCATCCCTATTGCCACCATCACTGGAAACACCCTCATCCTTAAGCCTTCTGAGCGTGACCCCGGTGCTGCCATGATCATTGCTGAGCTTGTCCAGAAGGCTGGCTTCCCTGAGGGTGTTGTCAACATTATTCACGGCGCCCACCGCACCGTcgacttcatcctcgatgagcCTGCTATCAAAGCGATCAGCTTCGTTGGTGGTAACAAGGCCGGCGAGTACATCTTCAGCCGTGGTTCCGCTAACGGCAAGCGTGTTCAGGCCAACCTGGGCGCCAAGAACCACGCCGTAGTCTCGCCCGATGCCAACAAGAACCAGTTCATCAATTCCATTACTGGTGCCGCTTTCGGTGCTGCCGGTCAGCGCTGTATGGCTTTGAGCACTCTTGTTATGGTTGGCGAGACCAAGGAGTGGCTCAACGAGGTCGCcgagcaagccaagcatCTCAACGTCAATGGTGGCTTTGAGGATGGCGCCGATCTCGGCCCCGTGATCTCCCCGCAGAGCAAGGAGCGtatcgagaagctcattgagtctgccgagaaggagggcgCTACTATTCTTCTCGATGGCCGTGGCTACAAGCCCAGCAAGTACCCTAACGGTAACTGGGTTGGCCctaccatcatcaccaatgtCACACCTGACATGACCTGTTACAAGGAGGAGGTCTTTGGCCCGGTCCTTGTCTGCCTCAACGCAGAGTCCATTGATGACGCTATCGACCTTGTTAATAAGAACGAGTATGGTAATGGTACTGCTATCTTCACCAGGTCTGGTGCTACTGCCGAGACCTTCCGCAAGAACATTGAGGCTGGTCAGGTGGGCATCAATGTCCCTATCCCTGTCCCCCTGCCTATGTTCTCTTTCACTGGTAACAAGAAGTCTattgctggtggtggtgccaGCACATTCTACGGAAAGCCTGGCATCAACTTCTACACTCAGCTTAAGACAGTAACAGCTCTATGGCAGAGTGCTGATGCCGTTGCCAAAAAGGCTGATGTTTCCATGCCTACCCAACAATAA